From Pempheris klunzingeri isolate RE-2024b chromosome 16, fPemKlu1.hap1, whole genome shotgun sequence, a single genomic window includes:
- the mrpl3 gene encoding large ribosomal subunit protein uL3m: MASWSCRLLFQRGTRLISLRAAAESPSHLVGCVRTVKTTTWFDEHLTEENQEYMRRSTAEEYKRLTAEKLNPLKDEPWERHEWTEGSRRVGLVAVKLGMGPIWTKTGERHVVTMLQVQDCHVIKYLSKEEYDGHSTALLVGGKNVSPFHRSEKDMEMFRNAGVPPKQKVTTFKVSDNAIIKPGTPLYAAHFRPGQYVDVTAKSIGKGFQGVMKRWGFKGQPASHGQTKTHRRPGASGPGDAAKVFKGKKMPGRMGNVYISAYGLKIWRVNTKYNVLYVNGSVPGHRNCLVKVRDTILPTRSSTLLNPPFPTYFTEEDGDLDEDLYDEGLFIHTEPSLTLT; encoded by the exons ATGGCGTCGTGGAGCTGTCGGCTTCTTTTTCAGCGGGGAACTCGCCTCATTTCTCTCCgagcagcagctgaaag tcCTTCTCATTTGGTGGGTTGTGTCAGGACAGTAAAGACAACAACATGGTTCGATGAACACCTCACAGAGGAGAACCAGGAGTACATGAGGAGGAGCACGGCAGAGGAATACAAGAGACTAACAGCTGAAAAGCTCAACCCACTCAAAGATGAGCCCTGGGAGCGACACGAGTGGACGGAGG GTAGTCGAAGAGTTGGGTTAGTGGCCGTGAAGTTGGGAATGGGTCCAATCTggacaaaaacaggagaaagacaTGTAGTCACCATGTTACAG gtGCAGGACTGCCATGTAATAAAGTACCTGTCCAAAGAAGAATATGATGGACACAGCACCGCCCTCTTGGTAGGAGGGAAAAACGTATCACCATTCCAT AGGTCTGAAAAGGATATGGAGATGTTCAGGAATGCAGGAGTGCCCCCAAAACAGAAAGTCACCACATTTAAGGTCTCCGACAATGCCATCATCAAGCCAG gCACTCCCCTGTATGCAGCACATTTCCGACCAGGCCAATACGTGGACGTCACAGCCAAATC cattGGTAAGGGTTTTCAAGGCGTAATGAAGCGATGGGGGTTCAAAGGTCAGCCAGCCTCCCACGGCCAAACAAAAACTCATCGCAGACCAGGAGCTTCTGGACCTGGA GATGCAGCCAAGGTTTTCAAAGGGAAAAAGATGCCCGGCAGGATGGGCAACGTCTACATCTCAGCATATGGActgaag ATATGGAGGGTCAATACCAAGTATAATGTGCTGTATGTTAACGGCTCTGTCCCCGGCCACAGGAACTGCTTAGTAAAG gtaAGAGATACCATACTGCCAACAAGGAGCTCCACCCTGCTAAACCCTCCTTTCCCGACCTACTTCACCGAAGAGGATGGTGACCTGGATGAAGACCTCTACGATGAAGGCTTGTTCATTCACACAGAGCCATCATTAACGCTGACCTGa